One Mangifera indica cultivar Alphonso chromosome 4, CATAS_Mindica_2.1, whole genome shotgun sequence genomic region harbors:
- the LOC123213051 gene encoding uncharacterized protein LOC123213051, with product MGISKTEINLRRLISAAPNQQNQAKLIHYVATLREQLEQLAEERTPEGLPRVSKAQVNDYSEKIEALASKLVAQPPDIQASEDPVKGHSFTESPSKTDGEIHTPTSPGLRRRFVPASNIGNRSHDTSEPVKLDAVAQAHIEKHRKLQENLTDEMVGLARQLKESSLLISQSVQSTEKVLDSTEKAIEQSLASTGHANERAMKIYSESSKTTCFTWLLMFVMTCIFVMVVLLIRVT from the exons ATGGGAATCAGTAAAACAGAAATAAACTTGAGAAGGTTGATTTCGGCTGCACCTAATCAACAAAATCAGGCAAAACTTATACAT TATGTTGCTACTCTGCGTGAACAGTTAGAACAGCTGGCTGAAGAGAGAACTCCAGAAGGCTTACCAAG aGTTTCAAAGGCTCAGGTGAATGATTATTCAGAAAAAATTGAGGCCCTTGCTTCCAAATTAGTTGCTCAACCG CCTGATATTCAAGCCTCTGAAGATCCTGTTAAAGGTCATTCTTTCACAGAAAGCCCTTCTAAAACAGATGGAGAAATTCACACCCCAACTTCTCCAGGATTGAGAAGGAGATTTGT GCCTGCCTCAAATATTGGGAATAGAAGTCACGATACCTCTGAACCAGTTAAACTGGATGCTGTGGCACAAGCGCACATTGAAAAGCACAG AAAGCTTCAGGAGAACTTAACAGATGAAATGGTCGGTTTGGCACGACAACTGAAAGAGAGTAGTCTGCTGATAAGCCAGTCAGTGCAGAGTACTGAAAAA GTGCTTGATTCAACAGAGAAAGCTATCGAGCAAAGCCTGGCAAGCACTGGTCATGCCAACGAGCGGGCGATGAAGATATACTCAGAGAGTTCTAAGACTACCTGTTTCACATGGCTTCTGATGTTTGTAATGACATGTATTTTTGTCATGGTTGTACTTCTAATTCGTGTCACCTAA
- the LOC123214551 gene encoding microtubule-associated protein 70-2-like: protein MAEVSGDGVALAAPEVNGGASVTANPSASLTVSASLKEGGKSSSRRRASVRPSFDADNEFITLLHGSDPVKVELNRLENEVRDKDRELGEAQAEIKALRLSERSREKAVEELTDELSKVEEKLKLAESLIESKNLEIKKINDEKKASMAAQFAAEATLRRVHAAQKDDDMPPIEAILAPLEAELKLARQEIAKLQDDNKALDRLTKSKEAALLEAERTVQVALAKASMVDDLQNKNQELMKQIEICQEENKILDKMHRQKVAEVEKLTQTVRELEEAVLAGGAAANAVRDYQRKVQEMNEERKTLDRELARAKVTANRVATVVANEWKDANDKVMPVKQWLEERRFLQGEMQQLRDKLAITERTAKSEAQLKEKYHLRLKVLEDSLRGSSNGTGRSTPEGRSVSNGPSRRQSLGGADNISKLTSNGFLSKRTPSQLRSLSSSSSSMLKHAKGTSRSFDGGTRSLDRSKLLLNGPFNQSCDATKDDETPNTWKGNLDDKSNEFQSADTEDSVPGVLYDLLQKEVISLRKTGHEKDQSLKDKDDAIEMLAKKVETLTKAMEVEAKKMRREVAAMEKEVAAMRVEKEHENRAKRFGNTKGPVSSAQLLPGRSVSRSGLTRSTQ from the exons ATGGCGGAGGTTTCCGGTGACGGAGTTGCTTTGGCGGCGCCGGAGGTTAACGGAGGCGCTTCTGTCACGGCGAATCCGTCGGCGTCGTTGACGGTGTCGGCGTCTTTGAAGGAAGGAGGTAAGAGCTCGTCAAGGAGGCGAGCGTCGGTGAGGCCGAGCTTTGATGCTGATAATGAGTTTATTACGTTACTGCACGGGTCGGATCCGGTCAAGGTGGAGTTGAATCGGTTGGAGAATGAAGTCAGAG ATAAGGACAGAGAATTAGGGGAGGCGCAAGCGGAGATCAAGGCTTTGAGATTGTCTGAACGGTCAAGAGAGAAGGCTGTTGAAGAG CTTACTGATGAACTCTCAAAGGTGGAGGAGAAGCTCAAGTTAGCAGAATCTCTAATTGAAAGCAAA AATcttgaaatcaagaaaattaatgaTGAGAAGAAAGCCTCCATGGCAGCTCAATTTGCTGCTGAAGCCACACTTCGAAGAGTTCATGCTGCTCAGAAGGACGATGATATGCCTCCAATTGAAGCTATTCTTGCTCCCCTTGAGGCTGAGCTTAAGCTTGCTAGGCAAGAG ATTGCAAAGCTTCAAGATGATAACAAAGCTCTAGATCGTCTAACCAAGTCCAAAGAAGCAGCTTTACTTGAAGCTGAGAGGACTGTTCAGGTTGCCTTGGCTAAGGCGTCTATGGTAGATGATCTCCAAAACAAAAACCAAGAGTTAATGAAACAGATAGAGATTTGCCAG gaagaaaacaaaattttggatAAGATGCATCGACAAAAGGTTGCAGAGGTTGAAAAGCTTACCCAGACTGTTCGTGAGCTTGAAGAGGCTGTTCTTGCTGGTGGTGCAGCTGCTAATGCTGTGAGGGATTACCAGAGGAAAGTTCAGGAGATGAAT GAGGAAAGGAAAACTCTTGACAGGGAGCTGGCCCGTGCAAAGGTAACTGCAAACAGGGTGGCCACAGTTGTAGCCAATGAATGGAAAGATGCTAACGACAAAGTGATGCCTGTGAAACAGTGGCTTGAGGAACGGAGATTCTTGCAG GGAGAAATGCAGCAACTTCGTGACAAGCTTGCTATAACCGAGCGAACTGCCAAGTCTGAAGCACAGTTGAAA GAAAAGTATCATCTGCGGCTCAAAGTGCTAGAGGACAGTTTGAGAGGATCTTCAAATGGTACTGGTCGCAGTACACCGGAGGGTAGAAGTGTCAGCAATGGGCCTTCTCGTCGTCAGTCACTGGGTGGAGCTGATAACATCTCTAAGCTAACCTCCAATGGCTTTTTGTCGAAAAGAACACCATCTCAGTTGAGATCACTGTCTTCTAGTAGTAGTTCAATGCTGAAGCATGCTAAAGGAACATCAAGATCATTTGATGGAGGCACAAGATCATTAGACAGGAGTAAATTGCTTTTAAATGGACCATTCAATCAGTCTTGTGATGCAACCAAGGACGATGAAACACCTAATACTTGGAAAGGAAATCTCGATGACAAGTCCAATGAATTCCAATCAGCTGATACTGAGGATAGCGTTCCTGGAGTATTGTATGACTTGCTGCAGAAAGAAGTCATATCTTTGAGGAAAACTGGTCATGAGAAAGATCAAAGCCTCAAAGATAAGGATGATGCTATTGAG ATGTTAGCAAAGAAAGTAGAGACATTAACTAAGGCAATGGAGGTTGAGGCAAAGAAGATGAGAAGGGAAGTAGCTGCAATGGAGAAGGAGGTAGCTGCGATGCGTGTGGAGAAAGAACATGAAAATAGGGCCAAGCGGTTTGGTAATACCAAAGGTCCTGTTAGCAGTGCTCAGCTGCTTCCTGGAAG AAGTGTATCAAGAAGTGGGTTGACACGGAGTACACAATGA